The following proteins are co-located in the Pyrobaculum calidifontis JCM 11548 genome:
- the ndhC gene encoding NADH-quinone oxidoreductase subunit A, whose translation MDDATMVALAFLVIFALMVGTVYLAMLIAPRRPTPQKLMRYEAGNPETGPAKAPLAMQYLGYLLMLVALEPAAALPIAVYIFTRDLMSTVYTALVGILVLLAASTYAYRYAKKIEFWRA comes from the coding sequence ATGGACGACGCAACGATGGTAGCCCTAGCATTTTTAGTGATTTTCGCCCTAATGGTTGGAACTGTTTATTTGGCCATGTTGATAGCGCCGCGGCGCCCCACTCCGCAGAAGTTAATGCGCTACGAGGCAGGCAACCCTGAGACTGGCCCCGCGAAGGCCCCCTTGGCCATGCAGTACCTCGGGTACCTCCTCATGCTTGTGGCACTGGAGCCAGCCGCCGCCTTGCCAATAGCGGTGTATATTTTCACAAGAGATTTAATGTCCACTGTATATACAGCGCTCGTCGGGATATTGGTGTTGCTCGCCGCGTCTACATACGCGTACAGATACGCGAAAAAGATAGAGTTTTGGAGAGCCTAG
- a CDS encoding ATP-binding protein produces the protein MWELGLLALLALATVREGVFIGFGKMGPVMLPLDRHVVITGPTRSGKTTLAKKIIRRARLPAVVLDWHGEYDVRKVDSRLLKFNLAALDKKLLCELIGLSLNLTEASVYFLYRAIRRAEVKSLRDVITALDDFLVSTRSEVEMKAAIARRLEYIVDVFERGAVPVDLLFKAKRPVAVDLSKLRLYEEKVLVTLFIMASLYNYLFSRGVAKRPTLLLVVDEAQNVLKRGDVVRYLVFESAKYGLRVVLVTNEMPPGEILVHSNVIITKPHFTYNMDIRRPTLISNNKLTEVWIV, from the coding sequence GTGTGGGAGCTGGGCCTACTCGCCCTCCTTGCCCTGGCCACTGTAAGAGAGGGCGTATTCATCGGCTTTGGGAAAATGGGGCCCGTGATGTTGCCCCTGGATAGACACGTCGTTATCACTGGGCCGACTCGTAGCGGCAAGACGACTCTCGCCAAGAAGATAATTAGGCGGGCCCGCCTGCCGGCGGTTGTGCTAGATTGGCATGGGGAATACGACGTGAGAAAAGTGGACTCCCGGCTGCTCAAGTTCAACTTAGCAGCCCTGGACAAGAAGCTCCTCTGCGAGCTCATAGGCCTTTCTCTAAATCTCACGGAGGCAAGCGTGTACTTCCTCTACCGCGCCATCCGCCGCGCCGAGGTAAAGAGCTTGAGGGACGTAATAACGGCGCTCGACGACTTTCTCGTCTCCACTAGGTCGGAGGTGGAGATGAAGGCGGCGATAGCCAGGAGGCTGGAGTACATTGTAGACGTCTTCGAGAGGGGGGCTGTGCCAGTGGACCTGCTGTTTAAGGCCAAGAGGCCGGTCGCGGTGGACCTCTCTAAGCTGAGGCTATATGAGGAGAAGGTGCTCGTGACCCTCTTCATCATGGCGTCGCTCTACAACTACCTCTTCTCGAGGGGAGTGGCAAAGAGGCCGACGCTGTTGTTAGTGGTAGACGAGGCGCAGAACGTGTTGAAGCGGGGCGACGTGGTGCGGTACCTCGTTTTTGAGAGCGCGAAATACGGCCTCAGAGTTGTCCTAGTGACCAACGAGATGCCGCCAGGCGAAATACTCGTCCACTCCAATGTAATAATAACAAAGCCACATTTTACATACAACATGGATATCCGCCGCCCCACCCTGATAAGCAATAACAAGCTCACTGAGGTATGGATAGTCTAG
- a CDS encoding ATP-binding protein has protein sequence MIRRICLKKFKAVEEGCVELGGLTILYGPPNSGKTSFMEALALLMQSRGEQWLALEGPLLIVHEPEDLHYGGDLSIPFVVEFEAEVEGGAYGYGYKYATASNYVEQWVSKGGEVLAHAAKRGERGVLLKPVEAELCTAPYAVLNEDVLITCGAVEDEKLREAERALLALRIGLRDKFYFVSGRRLAAWKYTYETHVDLMPATSVGPEGQFTPHHLSRILTQSQFERLREELYQYLPLADVEDVRVGLVKSGRIAMYIKRRGMWTNSYNAGTYTKAILPVLLQLLLANQGAAVFIDDIDLGSPSNRAEEILGAVADLAKRRGLQVVASAREPSFAAAAERLGFHVARL, from the coding sequence ATGATTAGGCGCATCTGTCTCAAGAAGTTTAAAGCCGTGGAGGAGGGATGCGTAGAGCTTGGAGGCCTCACCATCCTCTACGGCCCGCCCAACTCGGGCAAGACCTCTTTCATGGAGGCGCTGGCGCTCCTCATGCAGAGCCGGGGGGAGCAGTGGCTCGCGCTTGAGGGCCCGCTCCTTATTGTCCACGAGCCCGAGGACCTGCACTACGGCGGCGACTTGTCCATCCCCTTCGTGGTGGAGTTTGAGGCAGAGGTGGAGGGCGGGGCGTACGGCTACGGCTATAAGTACGCCACGGCGTCTAACTACGTCGAGCAGTGGGTGTCAAAAGGCGGCGAGGTGTTGGCCCACGCGGCTAAGAGGGGGGAACGCGGCGTCTTGCTAAAGCCCGTCGAAGCGGAGCTCTGCACTGCCCCCTACGCAGTGTTGAACGAGGACGTCCTCATCACCTGCGGCGCAGTGGAAGACGAGAAGCTTAGAGAGGCGGAGAGGGCCCTCCTGGCGCTGAGGATTGGACTAAGGGACAAGTTCTACTTTGTAAGCGGGAGGCGGCTCGCCGCGTGGAAGTACACATATGAGACGCACGTGGACCTGATGCCTGCCACAAGCGTGGGGCCCGAGGGGCAGTTCACGCCGCATCACCTCTCGAGGATTCTCACCCAGTCGCAGTTTGAGAGACTGCGCGAGGAGCTCTACCAGTACCTCCCCCTGGCCGACGTAGAGGACGTAAGAGTGGGGCTTGTGAAAAGCGGCAGAATAGCCATGTACATAAAGCGCAGGGGCATGTGGACAAACTCCTACAACGCCGGCACGTACACTAAGGCAATTCTCCCCGTCTTGTTACAGCTCCTCTTGGCCAACCAAGGCGCCGCCGTCTTCATAGACGACATAGACCTCGGCTCTCCCTCCAACCGCGCAGAGGAGATCCTAGGCGCAGTGGCCGACTTGGCAAAGCGCAGGGGGCTACAAGTGGTGGCGTCGGCCAGGGAGCCCTCCTTCGCCGCCGCGGCGGAGAGACTAGGCTTCCACGTGGCGCGGCTGTGA
- a CDS encoding M48 family metallopeptidase, with protein sequence MNVEELLRHLRRYKGESFRVALVGTYKGGRYVEPPPLKSDAALLYLPLALSALPLLVTKDVWIQWAMGTALIVGAYLATYAYLRAKCFTPDLVKVVRTNHGDVEHLRRNKLQVLENPSSLPGDYEVYYTAPRVCVAKDKRPNAFTLDGPKGPVVYFTTGLFARLSPEEIQAVLEHEVGHVKYRHTYKLLAFLNAEYALRLTLVHLIYLKYAVYLLALHLIGVTLLFTAMLQAFEFEADNYAAAKSREKLASALVKLDWNGIIETLQSPIATRLTLLARTHPLTIDRLRKIHVLPI encoded by the coding sequence GTGAACGTAGAAGAGCTACTGAGACATCTACGTAGGTACAAGGGCGAGAGCTTCAGAGTAGCGCTGGTGGGCACCTACAAGGGGGGGAGATATGTCGAACCCCCGCCGCTGAAATCCGACGCGGCTCTGCTCTACCTCCCACTTGCCCTATCGGCGCTACCCCTCCTAGTGACTAAAGACGTGTGGATACAGTGGGCCATGGGCACCGCGTTGATAGTAGGCGCCTACTTGGCCACATATGCATACCTAAGGGCCAAGTGCTTTACCCCAGACTTGGTAAAAGTAGTACGCACAAACCACGGCGACGTGGAACACCTGCGGAGAAACAAGCTCCAAGTGCTGGAAAACCCCTCGTCGCTCCCCGGGGACTACGAGGTCTACTACACCGCGCCCAGAGTCTGCGTTGCCAAAGACAAAAGGCCCAACGCCTTCACCCTCGACGGGCCCAAGGGGCCAGTGGTGTACTTCACCACAGGCCTCTTCGCCCGCCTCTCCCCAGAGGAGATACAGGCCGTGTTAGAGCACGAGGTTGGCCACGTGAAGTACCGGCACACCTACAAGCTACTCGCCTTCTTAAACGCCGAATACGCGCTAAGGCTCACGCTGGTACACTTGATATACTTGAAATACGCAGTGTACCTACTCGCACTCCACCTAATCGGAGTAACCCTCCTCTTCACAGCCATGCTACAGGCCTTTGAATTTGAGGCAGACAACTACGCGGCGGCCAAAAGCCGCGAAAAACTCGCATCAGCGCTAGTAAAACTAGACTGGAACGGCATAATTGAGACACTACAAAGCCCCATAGCCACGCGGCTCACGCTACTCGCCAGAACACACCCCCTCACAATAGACAGGTTACGGAAAATCCATGTACTTCCTATCTAA
- the surE gene encoding 5'/3'-nucleotidase SurE, with protein MKVVVTNDDGPQTPLLKPLVEELKKAGHRVVVVVPERPRSAAGLARTFHKPLRVRQVDGGVYVVNGYPADAVFLALKLIAPDAEVVVSGVNVGENVGVEATFGSGTVGAAIQAGVLGVPGVAVSMEQGGDVQLMRRVAAAAVDAVGGGLGDAYAVSINIPAEWGGGLFCPERLARVVYQERLYEGVDPRGEAFYWRWGPRRERLDAGTDAYYFYTERGITVIGLWENGVAPVAEYAKRLGSLLGVKYIKC; from the coding sequence GTGAAAGTTGTAGTTACAAATGACGATGGGCCACAGACGCCTCTGCTTAAGCCGCTGGTAGAGGAGTTGAAGAAGGCCGGCCACAGAGTCGTAGTGGTGGTTCCAGAGAGACCTCGGTCTGCCGCAGGGCTGGCTAGGACGTTCCACAAGCCGCTGAGAGTTAGGCAGGTGGACGGAGGCGTCTACGTGGTGAACGGGTATCCGGCCGACGCCGTGTTTTTGGCCCTAAAGCTCATAGCCCCCGACGCCGAGGTGGTGGTCTCCGGGGTCAACGTGGGGGAAAACGTGGGCGTCGAGGCGACCTTCGGCAGCGGCACAGTTGGCGCCGCCATACAAGCAGGCGTCTTGGGGGTGCCCGGCGTAGCCGTGTCCATGGAGCAGGGCGGAGATGTTCAGCTAATGCGGCGCGTGGCCGCGGCCGCTGTAGACGCCGTGGGAGGCGGCTTGGGCGACGCCTACGCCGTCAGTATAAATATCCCCGCCGAGTGGGGCGGAGGGCTCTTCTGCCCCGAGAGGTTGGCGAGGGTGGTGTACCAGGAGCGGCTCTACGAGGGGGTTGACCCCCGGGGCGAGGCCTTCTACTGGCGATGGGGCCCTAGGCGGGAGAGACTCGACGCTGGGACAGACGCCTACTACTTCTACACGGAGAGGGGGATAACGGTGATCGGCCTTTGGGAAAACGGAGTGGCGCCGGTTGCAGAGTATGCCAAGAGGCTGGGCTCCCTCCTTGGCGTAAAGTACATAAAGTGTTAA
- a CDS encoding CTP synthase, with product MPKFVVVTGGVMSGLGKGVVAASVGRILRARGLSVTAVKIDPYLNVDAGTMNPYQHGEVFVTFDGGETDLDLGHYERFLDVELPHRNNITSGQIYKSVIEKERRGDYLGQTVQLIPHVTDEIKRRLVEAAGGFDVAIVEIGGTVGDYEQLPFLEAVRQLRLELGGDVLFVHVAWVPILKTTGEFKTKPLQHSVAELRRYGIQPDAVVVRSERPIDANAVKKISLFAHVPQHAIFNSYDVDTIYKVPLLLERQGMGDFLVERLRLRGRSPDYGEWESFVARLSAPSRKIAVGMCGKYVELPDAYLSIVEALRHAGAALDVRPELVWINSVEVEKNPDLLPKAGVDAMVVLPGFGKRGTEGMIECVRYARTEKIPFLGICFGMQLAVVEFARNVLGLRDANSTELDPQTPHPVVHLAPEQESVDVLGGSMILGNREVEIVPGTLAAALYKASLTVERHRHRFEVNLAYVPKLQEAGLVVSGWRRDVKRVEIIELPAHPYFIATQFHPEFKSRPTRPRPLFLGLLSAAVEQSRR from the coding sequence GTGCCCAAGTTCGTGGTTGTGACTGGGGGCGTGATGTCTGGGCTTGGGAAGGGGGTAGTGGCGGCTAGCGTGGGGAGGATTCTCAGGGCGCGCGGCCTCTCTGTCACTGCGGTTAAGATTGACCCGTATCTAAACGTTGACGCAGGGACTATGAACCCCTACCAGCATGGGGAGGTGTTTGTCACTTTTGACGGGGGCGAGACGGACTTGGACCTTGGCCACTATGAGCGGTTTTTGGACGTGGAGCTTCCGCATAGGAACAACATCACCTCTGGCCAGATCTATAAGTCTGTGATTGAGAAGGAGAGGAGGGGGGACTACTTGGGGCAGACTGTGCAGTTGATTCCCCACGTCACTGACGAGATTAAGAGGAGGCTTGTGGAGGCCGCGGGGGGCTTTGACGTGGCTATTGTGGAGATTGGGGGGACTGTGGGGGACTACGAGCAGTTGCCCTTCTTGGAGGCCGTGCGGCAACTGAGGCTCGAGCTGGGTGGGGATGTCCTCTTCGTCCACGTGGCGTGGGTGCCCATCCTCAAGACCACTGGCGAGTTTAAGACTAAGCCTCTTCAGCACAGCGTGGCAGAGCTCAGGCGTTACGGCATACAGCCAGACGCCGTGGTGGTGAGGTCGGAGAGGCCCATCGACGCCAACGCCGTGAAGAAGATCTCGCTCTTTGCCCACGTGCCTCAGCACGCGATTTTCAACTCCTACGACGTAGACACGATATACAAGGTGCCTCTTCTGCTGGAGCGGCAGGGCATGGGGGACTTCTTGGTTGAGCGGCTCAGGTTGCGAGGCAGGTCGCCTGACTATGGGGAGTGGGAGAGCTTCGTGGCTAGGCTGTCTGCACCCAGCCGGAAAATCGCCGTGGGCATGTGTGGGAAGTACGTGGAGCTCCCCGACGCCTATTTGAGCATTGTCGAGGCTCTGAGGCACGCGGGGGCCGCCCTCGACGTGAGGCCGGAGCTCGTCTGGATAAACTCGGTGGAGGTGGAGAAGAACCCCGACCTTTTGCCCAAGGCGGGGGTAGACGCCATGGTGGTACTCCCGGGGTTTGGGAAGAGGGGAACTGAGGGGATGATAGAGTGCGTCCGCTACGCGCGGACGGAGAAGATACCCTTCTTGGGCATATGCTTCGGCATGCAACTGGCCGTAGTGGAGTTTGCTAGAAACGTCCTTGGGCTGAGAGACGCCAACTCCACCGAGCTGGATCCCCAGACGCCGCACCCCGTGGTCCACCTGGCGCCTGAGCAGGAGAGCGTCGACGTGTTAGGCGGCAGCATGATTCTTGGAAACAGAGAGGTGGAGATAGTCCCTGGGACCCTCGCCGCGGCCCTCTACAAGGCCTCGCTTACGGTGGAGCGGCACAGGCACCGCTTTGAGGTAAACCTAGCCTATGTGCCCAAGCTACAGGAGGCGGGGCTCGTCGTGTCTGGGTGGAGGCGGGACGTGAAGCGTGTGGAAATAATCGAGCTCCCGGCTCACCCCTACTTCATAGCGACGCAGTTCCACCCCGAGTTTAAGTCTAGGCCCACTAGGCCGAGGCCGCTGTTCCTAGGCCTACTCAGCGCGGCTGTGGAGCAAAGCCGGCGCTAG
- a CDS encoding DNA-binding protein, with protein sequence MAEIKTLSRTYSDKIDSYRVRLITLKFLKDQVQNAKGNLITFRPSKVAQDLHIYDRQDLRAKTVLIRTFLDDLVQRGYITVVKRSARGKVYGLYKSNKFWDLLSTYEPDKILELLETEKIQ encoded by the coding sequence ATGGCTGAGATAAAAACTCTCTCTCGAACTTACAGCGATAAAATAGACTCCTACCGCGTGAGGCTTATCACGTTGAAATTCCTAAAAGACCAAGTCCAAAACGCCAAGGGAAACCTCATAACTTTCAGGCCGTCTAAAGTGGCACAAGACCTCCACATATACGACCGACAAGACCTAAGGGCGAAGACCGTCCTAATCAGAACCTTCCTAGACGACTTAGTGCAGAGGGGGTACATCACCGTGGTAAAGAGAAGCGCGAGGGGGAAGGTGTACGGGCTCTACAAGAGCAACAAGTTCTGGGACCTCCTATCCACGTACGAGCCAGACAAGATTCTAGAGCTTTTAGAGACAGAGAAAATTCAGTAA
- a CDS encoding helicase C-terminal domain-containing protein gives MRVVLNAPPGFGKSRLLAKLAASYKPSLVFVRSHVEGFQMARYIREFGEEASLLFGRAALCPFGASTAAQCLSLREGGVCKATSKTLSKYVPDVEAVYEAGVCPYEFFHASARGRRVAVLPLAYLSKVGNVSAVADLFEEVAFVALDEVHNFLSVVPVGDDEFYSRRYCAEEGGLLLCLALPLVGELARRAPRLMAASASVVRHFADIFTYFLSSQYIQVEELPGRENLEVEYIPLEIRYRTRLRPTYVEKVVDVIKRTYEQYRRVVAFFPNKELASYYAAKMDGLPVSDKPLGDIDHVVVTYFGSPLSEGVNLSVKAGVLVGFPFPNVKSRELWLKVRLLDRLGFGGYKYGILFTAVNNVVQAAGRVARGLTEERKHIALVDDRFLQYRRLLPSYLQ, from the coding sequence GTGAGAGTCGTCTTAAACGCTCCGCCTGGCTTTGGCAAATCGCGCCTCTTGGCAAAGCTCGCCGCCTCGTACAAGCCGTCTCTAGTCTTTGTGAGAAGCCACGTGGAGGGGTTCCAAATGGCGCGCTACATAAGGGAGTTCGGCGAAGAGGCCAGTCTACTCTTCGGCAGAGCGGCCCTCTGCCCCTTTGGGGCATCTACCGCGGCTCAGTGCCTCTCGCTGAGAGAGGGCGGCGTCTGTAAGGCCACGTCTAAGACATTGAGCAAATACGTCCCCGACGTGGAGGCGGTGTATGAGGCCGGCGTCTGTCCCTACGAGTTTTTCCACGCCTCGGCCAGGGGCAGGAGGGTGGCCGTGCTTCCCCTGGCCTATTTATCCAAGGTGGGCAACGTGTCGGCTGTGGCAGACCTGTTCGAAGAGGTGGCTTTCGTAGCCCTCGACGAGGTTCACAACTTCCTCTCTGTGGTGCCCGTGGGCGACGACGAGTTTTACTCTAGGCGCTACTGCGCCGAGGAGGGCGGCCTTTTGCTCTGCCTAGCTCTCCCGCTCGTGGGCGAGCTGGCGAGGAGAGCTCCTAGGCTGATGGCGGCAAGCGCCTCAGTAGTTAGGCACTTCGCCGACATTTTTACATACTTCCTCTCTTCACAGTACATACAGGTGGAGGAACTGCCGGGCCGGGAGAACCTAGAGGTGGAATACATCCCCCTCGAGATTCGCTATAGGACGCGGCTTAGGCCGACCTACGTAGAAAAGGTGGTAGACGTGATTAAGAGGACCTATGAGCAATACCGGAGGGTAGTGGCGTTTTTCCCCAATAAGGAGCTTGCGTCGTACTACGCCGCGAAGATGGACGGGCTGCCCGTCTCCGACAAGCCTCTAGGCGATATAGACCACGTGGTTGTAACATACTTTGGCTCGCCTCTCTCTGAGGGAGTAAACCTCTCCGTGAAGGCGGGCGTGTTGGTGGGGTTCCCCTTTCCCAACGTCAAATCTAGGGAGCTCTGGCTCAAGGTGAGGCTATTGGACAGGCTGGGCTTCGGCGGTTATAAGTACGGCATATTGTTCACAGCGGTGAACAACGTTGTACAAGCCGCGGGGCGCGTGGCCAGGGGGTTGACAGAGGAGAGGAAGCACATAGCGCTCGTCGACGACAGATTTCTCCAGTACAGGAGGCTCCTCCCCAGCTACCTACAGTAG
- a CDS encoding HIT domain-containing protein — MEFRVVFAPWRYKYIKAIGKGGCFLCEAANQQGRDDELLVPLRGRHVFLILNKYPYTWGHVMVATYRHIATVEEMTVEEWAEMIQMAKRAVEALKKVVGAQAFIIGLNIGRAAGAGLESHIHLHIIPKDTEVKADDLDAALAELTKKLREALVHTA; from the coding sequence ATGGAGTTCCGGGTGGTGTTTGCCCCGTGGCGGTATAAGTACATAAAGGCGATTGGGAAAGGCGGGTGTTTTCTATGCGAGGCGGCTAATCAACAAGGCCGCGACGACGAGTTGCTCGTGCCTCTCAGGGGTCGGCACGTCTTCCTGATCCTCAACAAGTACCCGTATACGTGGGGCCACGTCATGGTGGCCACGTACCGACACATAGCCACTGTGGAGGAGATGACAGTGGAGGAGTGGGCGGAGATGATCCAAATGGCTAAGAGGGCTGTCGAGGCGTTGAAAAAGGTCGTCGGGGCGCAGGCCTTCATAATCGGCCTCAACATAGGCAGAGCAGCGGGGGCCGGGCTAGAGAGCCACATCCACCTCCACATAATCCCAAAGGACACCGAGGTGAAAGCCGACGACTTAGACGCGGCGTTGGCCGAGTTGACCAAGAAGCTGAGGGAGGCGCTTGTACACACGGCGTAG
- a CDS encoding phosphoribosyltransferase, giving the protein MAVVEVGGVKVRFISWAEGILLSEALAGKIRDSGYRPEVIVAVSRGGLVPARIISDVLEVDDIVAVGVKYWALAQRRAERPVVYHGVEPGVIRGRKALVVDEVADTGHTLALVKNLLGLLGAAEVKTAVIHLKATSQYTPDYYAEKVEEWVWISYPWSRHEDMREFKKRGFDISRYVEKICPGETF; this is encoded by the coding sequence ATGGCCGTGGTAGAGGTCGGCGGGGTAAAAGTGCGCTTTATTTCGTGGGCTGAGGGGATTCTGCTGAGCGAGGCCCTGGCAGGCAAAATACGAGACTCGGGCTATAGGCCCGAGGTGATAGTCGCCGTCTCAAGAGGCGGCCTAGTGCCGGCTAGAATAATCAGCGACGTGCTCGAGGTCGACGACATTGTGGCAGTTGGCGTGAAGTACTGGGCCCTCGCCCAGAGGAGGGCTGAGAGGCCGGTGGTGTACCACGGCGTAGAGCCGGGGGTCATAAGGGGGAGAAAGGCGCTGGTGGTAGACGAGGTGGCAGACACGGGGCACACTCTTGCCCTCGTAAAAAACCTCCTCGGCCTGCTGGGCGCCGCGGAGGTGAAAACCGCGGTCATACACCTAAAGGCCACCAGCCAATACACGCCGGACTACTACGCGGAGAAGGTAGAAGAGTGGGTCTGGATCTCCTACCCGTGGTCCCGGCACGAGGACATGCGAGAGTTCAAGAAGAGGGGATTCGACATCTCTAGATACGTGGAGAAGATCTGCCCAGGAGAAACGTTTTAA